From Diospyros lotus cultivar Yz01 chromosome 4, ASM1463336v1, whole genome shotgun sequence, a single genomic window includes:
- the LOC127800460 gene encoding inorganic phosphate transporter 1-4-like, translating into MARQQLEVLNALDVAKTQLYHFTAIVIAGMGFFTDAYDLFSISLVTKLLGRIYYHKQGSLKPGTLPPGVASSVTGVALVGTLLGQLFFGWLGDKMGRKKVYGLTLMLMVGCSLASGLSFGKSAKGVMATLCFFRFWLGFGIGGDYPLSATIMSEYANKKTRGSFIAAVFAMQGFGILTSGIVALIVSTAFDHAYSAPAYSVDPVASTVPQADYIWRIILMFGAFPAAMTYYWRMKMPETARYTALVAKNAKQAAQDMARVLNVELDPEEAKLQKLTQEPANNFGLFSKEFLRRHGIHLLGTTTTWFLLDIAFYSQNLFQKDIFTAIGWIPSAASMNAVHEVYRVARAQTLIALCSTVPGYWFTVAFIDIIGRFAIQLMGFIFMSIFMFALAIPYHHWTLKDNRIGFIIMYSLTFFFANFGPNATTFVVPAEIFPARLRSTCHGISAAAGKAGAIVGAYGFLYASQSTDKSKTDAGYPPGIGVKNSLIVLGCVNLLGIVFTFCVPEAKGKSLEEMSGENEEELTQISTSDPQVAYNRTAPV; encoded by the coding sequence ATGGCAAGGCAACAACTGGAAGTGCTGAATGCACTTGATGTGGCCAAGACACAGCTCTACCATTTCACGGCAATAGTCATCGCCGGCATGGGCTTCTTCACCGATGCCTACGATCTCTTCAGCATTTCTCTTGTCACCAAGCTATTGGGACGCATCTATTACCACAAGCAAGGCTCTCTAAAGCCTGGAACCCTCCCTCCCGGCGTCGCATCTTCAGTCACCGGTGTCGCCCTGGTTGGCACCTTGCTCGGCCAGCTCTTCTTTGGTTGGCTCGGCGATAAAATGGGCCGGAAGAAGGTCTATGGCCTAACCCTTATGCTCATGGTGGGTTGCTCCCTTGCCTCGGGGCTTTCATTTGGAAAGAGCGCAAAGGGCGTAATGGCCACCCTTTGCTTCTTTAGGTTCTGGCTAGGGTTTGGCATTGGCGGCGATTATCCTCTCTCCGCCACCATTATGTCGGAATACGCAAACAAGAAGACTAGAGGCTCGTTCATTGCCGCCGTCTTTGCAATGCAAGGGTTTGGAATCCTAACGAGTGGGATTGTTGCTCTTATAGTCTCCACTGCATTTGACCACGCTTATAGTGCACCGGCTTATAGTGTTGATCCGGTTGCCTCTACCGTGCCCCAAGCTGATTACATTTGGAGAATTATCCTGATGTTTGGGGCCTTCCCGGCGGCGATGACCTACTACTGGCGAATGAAGATGCCGGAAACTGCCCGTTACACGGCACTTGTCGCCAAGAATGCCAAGCAAGCGGCTCAGGACATGGCCAGGGTGTTGAATGTGGAATTAGACCCAGAAGAAGCGAAGCTTCAGAAGCTCACTCAAGAACCCGCAAACAACTTTGGATTGTTCTCAAAAGAATTTCTTCGTCGCCACGGAATCCACTTGCTCGGAACCACCACTACTTGGTTCTTACTGGACATCGCCTTCTATAGCCAAAACCTATTCCAGAAAGATATCTTCACTGCAATTGGGTGGATCCCCAGTGCTGCCTCCATGAATGCCGTTCATGAGGTTTACAGGGTTGCCAGGGCGCAAACCCTAATTGCCCTATGCAGCACTGTTCCAGGCTACTGGTTCACAGTGGCCTTCATTGATATTATTGGAAGGTTCGCCATTCAATTGATGGGTTTCATCTTCATGAGCATTTTCATGTTCGCCCTCGCCATCCCTTACCACCACTGGACCCTGAAAGACAACAGAATCGGATTCATAATAATGTACTCCCTCACCTTCTTCTTCGCAAACTTTGGGCCCAACGCCACCACATTCGTCGTGCCGGCGGAGATTTTCCCGGCGAGGCTGAGATCAACCTGCCACGGGATATCAGCCGCGGCTGGAAAGGCCGGCGCCATTGTCGGAGCTTACGGATTTTTGTACGCTTCACAATCCACGGATAAATCGAAGACTGATGCCGGCTACCCCCCTGGCATTGGCGTGAAGAATTCACTGATCGTGCTAGGCTGCGTCAACTTGTTGGGCATTGTCTTCACTTTCTGTGTGCCGGAGGCGAAGGGCAAATCGCTTGAGGAGATGTCCGGCGAGAACGAGGAAGAACTTACTCAGATATCGACGTCTGACCCGCAGGTTGCTTATAACAGGACTGCTCCGGTTTAA